The Aurantiacibacter arachoides genome window below encodes:
- a CDS encoding DUF3489 domain-containing protein gives MPNTTTTTRKPRRMARTPEAAAAPVSTSAAPPPKATSRLHQLQALLTRENGASIAEMVAATGWQQHSVRGALAGALKKRGLIITSEKLDGVRRYCAEMAA, from the coding sequence ATGCCAAATACCACCACGACCACCCGCAAGCCGCGCCGCATGGCCCGCACCCCTGAGGCCGCTGCTGCTCCTGTTTCCACGTCTGCCGCTCCCCCGCCCAAGGCAACCTCGCGCCTCCACCAGCTGCAGGCGCTGCTGACGCGCGAGAATGGCGCCTCAATTGCCGAGATGGTCGCCGCAACCGGCTGGCAGCAGCACTCGGTCCGCGGGGCGCTGGCCGGCGCGCTCAAGAAGCGAGGGCTCATCATCACCTCGGAGAAGCTTGATGGCGTCCGACGCTACTGCGCGGAGATGGCAGCATGA
- a CDS encoding DUF2924 domain-containing protein, whose protein sequence is MSGVAVDAQVEALEAMDLEELRDRWRQLWGAPPPLRSAPILRLLLAWRIQSSALGGLDAETRRLLSRSGPVEPEGQHLGNGAVLTRHWQGREVRVIVEDEGFRWEGQLFASLSAAASAIAGSRWNGPRFFGLRRS, encoded by the coding sequence ATGAGCGGCGTAGCTGTCGATGCACAGGTCGAGGCCCTCGAAGCGATGGATCTCGAGGAACTGCGCGACCGGTGGCGACAGCTCTGGGGCGCGCCGCCGCCGCTGCGCTCAGCGCCGATCCTCCGGCTGCTCCTGGCATGGCGCATCCAATCTTCCGCTTTGGGGGGACTCGATGCGGAGACAAGGAGGCTCCTCTCCCGCAGCGGCCCGGTTGAGCCCGAGGGACAGCATCTGGGTAACGGCGCCGTTCTCACCCGCCACTGGCAGGGTCGCGAAGTGAGAGTTATCGTCGAGGATGAGGGCTTCCGCTGGGAGGGCCAGCTGTTCGCCAGCCTCTCGGCAGCTGCCAGCGCCATTGCCGGCTCGCGGTGGAACGGGCCACGCTTCTTCGGCTTGCGGAGGAGCTGA